The Acidobacteriota bacterium DNA segment CAGCAGCAGCAACCCTGCCGTCCACCGCACCGGCGTGATGACACGCCTCATCGTCATGAACATTGTTATCGCCCTCCCCTCCGCCGATATGAACCGACCGCCAATGCTCTCCGCGAATCCGCTCCAGCGCCCGCCCAATGTCGCCCCATGGTCACGTACGAAGGACGATGACGGTAGGTTCGTCGTTCTCGGTCTCCCGCCGAAACCCAGCCAGGTCCAGCGTGACGTACCGATACCCGGCCGATCGTCCCCGAGATCGCTTGCGTTGTTTCCATCGACGATGCAGTCGAATCTCCCGGCCGACTGGATATCAACCAGGTGATCGTACAGATTCGCCTTGCAGTAGAAACAGCGGTCGCCGGCGTTGGCGAGGTAGTTCGAATCCAGATGCTCGGTGGTATCGACGATCCGGTACGGAACTCCAAGCTTCTCGGTGAGTTCGACGGCATCGCGCATCTCGCGTAGCGGGTAGCTGGGGGAAGCTCCGATGCAGGCCAGAGACCGTTCGCCAAGCTCCTGGTGGGCAACAGTCATTGCCAGTGCGCTATCGACTCCGCCGGAATACGCAACGATGACCGATCGCATCTCCCGAAGAAGTTCGCGCAAGCGGGCGAGTTTGTCGAGGAGGGCTGGTGTCATTCATCTCCAGCGCGGAGGCCACTGCTCGGGCCACGGG contains these protein-coding regions:
- a CDS encoding DUF2271 domain-containing protein, which produces MTPALLDKLARLRELLREMRSVIVAYSGGVDSALAMTVAHQELGERSLACIGASPSYPLREMRDAVELTEKLGVPYRIVDTTEHLDSNYLANAGDRCFYCKANLYDHLVDIQSAGRFDCIVDGNNASDLGDDRPGIGTSRWTWLGFGGRPRTTNLPSSSFVRDHGATLGGRWSGFAESIGGRFISAEGRAITMFMTMRRVITPVRWTAGLLLLFACGPSLNGQAVPQRAAQPLAASGTLYVAYFYLPPTSVEPTYHTAMWLEDMQGRLVKTLFVSQELSNGEYKLGQACPDWVKLAHWEKAPKPEVDAVTAPTPNVGAEEKIFDLAALGVPPGTYQFKFQVHITEQYNVLHYGQIAVGPANAQAKIEIAYGPGKLAVTDQFVRDVEVRYVAPSK